One genomic region from Flavobacterium lindanitolerans encodes:
- a CDS encoding DoxX family protein, translating to METIKIKKLNKWANSHTSYPIDILRIALGVFLFLKGVTFIKESHRLIDLLAPLGNFDGGMFIYHYVVAAHIMGGIMIVFGLLTRWSIWAQLPILIGAVLINFAGPMVVMNLIVSLITLIVCVFFLMYGSGKHSLDYYFKMQK from the coding sequence ATGGAAACGATAAAAATTAAAAAGCTGAACAAATGGGCCAATTCCCATACTTCTTATCCGATTGACATTTTAAGGATTGCTTTGGGGGTATTCTTGTTTTTAAAGGGAGTAACATTTATCAAAGAAAGCCACAGGCTTATTGATTTACTTGCTCCATTAGGAAATTTTGATGGAGGTATGTTTATCTATCATTATGTGGTTGCTGCCCATATTATGGGAGGTATTATGATTGTATTCGGACTCCTGACGCGATGGTCTATATGGGCACAGCTGCCTATTTTAATTGGTGCGGTATTGATTAATTTCGCCGGGCCAATGGTCGTGATGAATCTGATAGTATCGCTCATAACACTTATTGTCTGCGTATTTTTTCTCATGTACGGCAGCGGAAAGCACTCGTTGGATTACTATTTTAAGATGCAGAAATAA
- a CDS encoding RluA family pseudouridine synthase, whose amino-acid sequence MIDNPIADEALDDELFEHYRFEAAKGQSPLRVDKFLMNLVENATRNKIQQAATAGNIYVNDVPVKSNYKVKAFDVVRVLLSHPPFENLILPENIPLDIVYEDEALIVINKPAGLVVHPGHGNYTGTLVNALAYHFENLPLNSSERPGLVHRIDKDTSGLLVVAKTDQAMAFLAKQFEEKTSEREYVALVWGNIAEDEGTVTGDIARHAKDRMQMAVVPDGEGKHAVTHYKVLERFGYVTLVSCKLETGRTHQIRVHMKHIGHTLFNDERYGGNLILKGTTFTKYKQFIDNCFKILPRQALHAKTLGFMHPTTKEFMSFDTELPEDMKECIAKWRVYSNSHTVEEED is encoded by the coding sequence ATGATAGACAATCCGATTGCAGACGAGGCGTTAGATGACGAATTGTTTGAGCATTACAGATTTGAGGCAGCCAAAGGTCAATCGCCTTTGCGTGTAGATAAGTTTTTGATGAATCTTGTTGAAAATGCGACAAGAAATAAAATACAGCAGGCCGCTACGGCAGGGAATATCTATGTTAATGATGTTCCGGTAAAATCGAATTACAAAGTAAAAGCTTTTGATGTTGTAAGGGTTCTGTTATCACATCCGCCTTTTGAGAATCTTATCCTGCCCGAGAATATCCCGCTTGATATTGTTTATGAAGACGAGGCGCTGATAGTAATCAACAAACCTGCAGGACTGGTTGTTCATCCGGGTCATGGAAATTATACCGGGACTTTAGTGAATGCTTTGGCGTATCATTTTGAGAATTTACCATTGAATAGCAGTGAGCGTCCGGGATTGGTTCACAGGATTGATAAGGATACTTCTGGGCTTTTGGTTGTTGCCAAAACCGACCAGGCTATGGCTTTTCTGGCCAAACAGTTTGAGGAAAAAACTTCAGAAAGAGAGTATGTTGCTCTGGTTTGGGGAAATATAGCAGAGGATGAAGGTACAGTTACCGGAGATATCGCCAGACATGCCAAAGACAGAATGCAGATGGCTGTAGTTCCGGATGGAGAAGGAAAACATGCGGTAACCCATTATAAGGTTTTGGAACGTTTTGGATACGTGACTTTGGTTTCCTGTAAGCTGGAAACGGGAAGAACGCATCAGATTCGTGTCCATATGAAACACATAGGGCATACACTTTTCAATGATGAACGTTATGGTGGTAATCTGATATTAAAAGGAACTACATTTACAAAATACAAGCAGTTTATTGATAACTGTTTTAAAATATTGCCAAGACAGGCACTGCATGCAAAAACATTAGGCTTTATGCACCCAACGACAAAAGAGTTTATGAGTTTTGACACAGAACTCCCGGAGGACATGAAAGAATGTATTGCAAAATGGCGGGTTTATTCTAATTCACATACAGTCGAAGAAGAAGATTAA
- a CDS encoding PASTA domain-containing protein: protein MTLRQYLTSKSFFKQLLLAFGIVIVLVFLLLQWLSYATDHGNEITVPDLRKLTEQQVEEKLDELNLEYVLLDTVDYNKDFPKYTVVQQDPLPGSKVKDGRKIYIKVNSADFRMVTMPDLIEKTLRQTESSLMALGLEVGKKTYKPYLGKDMVLEMYADGKKLKVGDKVKKASKIDLVLGDGKVGFEESETDTIKNTDTETAE from the coding sequence ATGACTTTAAGACAATATCTTACCAGCAAATCTTTTTTCAAGCAGCTTTTACTGGCTTTTGGGATTGTAATAGTATTGGTTTTTTTACTACTGCAATGGCTTAGTTATGCTACCGACCATGGCAACGAAATCACGGTTCCGGATTTGAGAAAACTGACAGAGCAGCAAGTTGAAGAAAAGCTGGATGAGCTTAATTTAGAGTATGTTTTGCTGGATACAGTGGATTATAATAAAGATTTTCCAAAATATACAGTCGTTCAACAGGACCCGCTTCCAGGCTCGAAAGTAAAAGATGGCAGAAAAATTTATATCAAAGTAAATTCAGCGGATTTCAGAATGGTAACCATGCCGGATTTAATAGAAAAAACATTGCGTCAGACAGAGTCGTCTCTTATGGCATTAGGTCTTGAAGTGGGCAAAAAGACATACAAGCCTTATCTGGGAAAAGATATGGTTTTGGAAATGTATGCTGACGGCAAGAAATTAAAAGTTGGAGACAAAGTGAAAAAAGCATCCAAAATTGATTTGGTTTTGGGTGATGGAAAAGTAGGATTTGAAGAGTCTGAAACGGATACGATTAAAAATACAGATACAGAAACGGCAGAATGA
- a CDS encoding D-alanine--D-alanine ligase yields MNIAVVMGGYSDESVISLRSGQLILNNLDKNKYKTFEVHILLDGWNVIIGEEKFPIDKSDFTFTQNGIKTKFDAIVNTIHGTPGEDGHMQAYWELLEIPYSGCNFYQSALTFNKRDTLSVLSKFNIPKAKSIYLSKGGAINAEEIKTELGLPFFVKPNQSGSSLGVSKVNDLSEFDKALDFAFAEDSDILIESYLKGTEVSVGVLNYKGETKVLGLTEIVPHNDFFDYEAKYLGKSDEITPARLSAEVEQKVRETAAKVYEALGMSGFSRTDFIVMDGIPHFIEMNTNPGLSGQSIFPQQAAYAKIAFSDLLDNEIELALKRKLLWRK; encoded by the coding sequence ATGAACATAGCCGTTGTAATGGGTGGATATTCTGACGAATCAGTAATATCGCTCCGTAGTGGTCAGCTAATCCTTAACAATCTCGACAAGAATAAATACAAAACGTTTGAAGTTCATATTTTATTGGATGGATGGAACGTAATAATAGGAGAAGAAAAATTTCCGATTGATAAATCTGACTTTACGTTTACCCAAAATGGAATAAAGACAAAATTTGATGCCATCGTCAATACAATTCACGGAACTCCCGGCGAAGACGGGCATATGCAAGCGTATTGGGAACTTTTGGAAATTCCGTATTCCGGATGCAATTTTTACCAGTCAGCACTGACATTCAATAAAAGAGATACCTTATCCGTACTTTCAAAATTTAATATCCCAAAAGCAAAATCTATTTACCTTTCCAAAGGCGGTGCGATTAATGCAGAAGAAATAAAAACCGAACTTGGCTTGCCGTTTTTTGTAAAACCAAACCAATCCGGAAGCAGTCTTGGGGTTTCCAAAGTAAACGACTTATCTGAATTTGACAAAGCCCTGGATTTTGCTTTTGCAGAAGACAGCGACATATTAATAGAGTCCTATTTAAAAGGTACCGAAGTATCTGTTGGTGTACTCAATTACAAAGGAGAAACAAAAGTTTTAGGTTTAACCGAAATTGTTCCTCATAACGACTTCTTCGATTACGAAGCCAAATATTTAGGCAAATCTGACGAGATTACACCCGCAAGACTATCCGCAGAAGTAGAACAAAAAGTAAGAGAAACGGCCGCAAAAGTGTATGAGGCTCTTGGTATGTCCGGTTTTTCCAGAACTGATTTTATTGTAATGGACGGAATACCTCATTTTATTGAAATGAACACCAATCCGGGATTATCCGGGCAAAGCATCTTTCCACAACAGGCCGCCTATGCTAAAATTGCCTTTTCGGACCTTTTGGACAATGAAATTGAACTGGCCTTAAAAAGAAAACTATTATGGAGAAAATAG
- the coaD gene encoding pantetheine-phosphate adenylyltransferase — translation MEKIAVFPGSFDPITLGHYDIIKRSIPLFDKIIVAIGVNADKKYMFSLDERKRFIEECFENHPSVSVTTYEGLTIDFCKKVNAKFILRGLRNPADFEFEKAIAHTNRKLSKIETVFLLTAANTSYISSSIVRDVIRNGGEYELLVPDSVRVK, via the coding sequence ATGGAGAAAATAGCCGTATTTCCGGGTTCGTTTGACCCTATAACTTTGGGGCACTATGACATCATCAAAAGAAGTATTCCGCTTTTTGACAAAATAATCGTGGCAATTGGTGTCAATGCTGATAAAAAATATATGTTTTCTTTAGACGAAAGAAAACGCTTCATAGAGGAATGTTTCGAAAACCATCCTTCTGTTTCTGTTACTACCTATGAAGGTCTGACAATTGATTTTTGTAAAAAAGTAAATGCAAAATTCATTTTAAGAGGCTTAAGAAATCCGGCCGATTTTGAATTTGAAAAAGCTATTGCACATACAAATCGTAAGCTTTCAAAAATCGAAACCGTCTTTTTACTGACTGCCGCCAATACTTCTTATATCAGCTCAAGCATTGTGAGAGATGTTATCCGAAATGGAGGAGAATACGAATTACTAGTTCCGGATTCTGTTAGAGTAAAATAA
- a CDS encoding PhnA domain-containing protein: MSLERDLMKRSGGKCELSGATENLKVYQILPTRKGGIEESILASATCIEQIENPEKTDPNLWRCLNESMWSEHLPVQVVSWRMLSRLGKQDLLEQMYLEEEDLAWAKATGEGDDDDTKIVHKDSNGVTLQTGDSVVLIKDLKVKGSSMVAKQGTAVRNIRLDHENAEYIEGKVDGQTIVIITQYVKKI, encoded by the coding sequence ATGAGTTTAGAACGAGATTTGATGAAACGTAGTGGCGGGAAGTGCGAACTTTCCGGAGCAACAGAAAATTTAAAAGTATACCAAATACTTCCAACCCGAAAAGGAGGCATCGAAGAGAGTATACTTGCCAGTGCAACCTGCATTGAGCAGATTGAAAATCCTGAAAAAACAGACCCTAATCTTTGGAGATGTCTTAATGAAAGCATGTGGAGCGAGCACCTACCCGTTCAGGTTGTGTCATGGAGAATGTTGAGCCGTTTGGGAAAACAGGACCTGTTGGAACAAATGTATCTGGAAGAAGAAGATTTAGCCTGGGCAAAAGCAACCGGAGAAGGTGACGATGACGATACTAAAATTGTACATAAGGACAGTAACGGTGTAACCTTACAAACCGGAGATTCTGTTGTTTTGATTAAAGACCTGAAAGTAAAAGGTTCCAGCATGGTTGCCAAACAGGGAACTGCCGTACGAAACATTCGCCTTGACCACGAAAATGCAGAATATATTGAAGGAAAAGTGGATGGACAGACTATTGTTATTATTACACAATACGTGAAGAAGATATAA
- a CDS encoding DEAD/DEAH box helicase, with product MNNHHSNNLLLNLGIESLNEMQLAAQEAILENNSVLLLSPTGSGKTLAFLLPVFETLQPEILSVQCLIIVPSRELGLQIEQVWKKMGTGYKVNTCYGGHSMETEIKNLSNPPAVLIGTPGRIADHIDRETFRTDKIHTVVLDEFDKSLQFGFHEEMSFILSRLPKVDKRILVSATSDIEIPKYTRVVNPEILDFTSDNEGKSNLSIKTVISEEKDKINTLFRLICSLGESALIFCNHRDAAERISDLLNARGIYSTYYHGRMDQEERERALIQFRNGSVSYLVTTDLAARGLDIPEMKHVIHYHLPMKEDEFTHRNGRTARMTASGTAYVIVHESEKKLDYIDYNQKVFDIANTVSLPEPPVFQTLYISGGKKNKLNKIDIVGFFSQKGKLEKGDLGLIEVKDFVSFAAVKSKKIKELLKNIKDEKMKGKKFKIEIARQVIK from the coding sequence ATGAACAATCACCATTCCAACAATCTGCTCTTGAATTTAGGCATTGAAAGCCTGAATGAAATGCAGCTCGCGGCGCAGGAAGCCATTTTAGAGAATAATTCGGTTTTATTATTATCGCCAACAGGTTCAGGGAAGACCCTGGCTTTTTTATTGCCTGTTTTTGAAACCTTACAGCCTGAAATTCTTTCTGTGCAATGCCTGATTATTGTGCCATCCAGAGAACTAGGGTTACAGATTGAACAGGTTTGGAAAAAAATGGGTACAGGCTATAAGGTCAATACTTGTTATGGTGGTCATTCAATGGAAACGGAAATTAAAAATTTGAGTAATCCGCCGGCCGTTTTGATTGGAACACCCGGAAGAATTGCCGACCATATTGACAGGGAAACATTCAGGACAGATAAGATACATACTGTAGTTTTAGATGAATTTGACAAGTCGTTGCAATTTGGGTTCCATGAGGAGATGTCTTTTATTTTGTCCCGTTTGCCAAAAGTGGACAAACGTATTCTGGTTTCTGCCACTTCTGATATTGAAATTCCCAAATATACAAGGGTGGTGAATCCTGAAATTTTGGATTTTACCTCAGATAATGAAGGAAAAAGTAATCTTTCTATAAAAACTGTCATTTCTGAAGAAAAAGACAAAATCAATACTTTATTCCGACTGATTTGTTCTTTAGGTGAATCGGCATTAATCTTCTGTAACCATCGCGATGCCGCTGAACGAATTAGTGATTTACTGAATGCAAGAGGAATTTATTCGACTTATTATCACGGAAGAATGGACCAGGAGGAGCGGGAGCGCGCCTTAATTCAGTTCAGGAATGGAAGTGTGAGCTATCTGGTTACGACAGATTTGGCTGCCAGAGGATTGGATATTCCGGAAATGAAACATGTTATCCATTATCATCTCCCAATGAAAGAAGATGAGTTTACACATCGAAATGGACGTACGGCAAGGATGACGGCTTCCGGAACAGCTTATGTAATTGTGCATGAAAGCGAAAAGAAGCTGGATTATATTGATTACAACCAGAAAGTTTTTGATATTGCGAATACTGTTTCTTTGCCGGAGCCTCCGGTATTTCAGACATTATATATTTCCGGAGGGAAGAAGAATAAATTGAACAAGATTGATATTGTCGGGTTCTTTTCGCAGAAAGGAAAATTGGAAAAAGGTGATTTGGGTCTGATTGAAGTGAAAGATTTTGTTTCTTTCGCAGCGGTCAAATCAAAAAAGATAAAAGAACTTCTTAAAAATATCAAAGATGAAAAGATGAAAGGAAAGAAGTTTAAGATTGAAATCGCCAGGCAAGTGATTAAATAG
- a CDS encoding M14 family metallopeptidase, with translation MKYLLPIFLLSIMANAQNTDFLTPYENGNGNQTATYEETIAYFQLLDKNFETISMQEMGLTDSGEPLHIITYNSDKEFDFEKIQKDKAVLLINNGIHPGEPDGIDATMILFRDLALGKIKIPKHLAIVAIPIYNIGGALNRNSFSRANQNGPESYGFRGNARNYDLNRDFVKSDTRNARSFAQIFHLANPDIFIDNHVSNGADYQYTFTYIATHYQKLGGNLGKFWNTDMLPSLLSDLKKKKTESVPYVNIHDQKPDGGFDAMMDYPRYSTGFASMFNTIGSMPETHMLKDYASRVKVTYDYMASTIEYADKNHAKIKKLRKENLQNYLPGQKYTLLWTLDTDKVSSIPFLGYEGAYKPSEISGKPRLFYDRSKPFSKNIPYHKEYKPLLEILIPEAYIVPKSWWPIIELLKINNIEMTPLEKAVELEVESYRIKDFKTSSSAYEGHYPHHSVSVIPTKKKVTFKKGDFLIQTLQPGVKYLLETLEPQGNDSYFAWNFFDSLLQQKEYFSAYVFEDLAKQLLDKNPEMKAEFEKKKSEDSKFSDSGEAQLDWIYRHSDYYEKTHMEYPVFRVMAPIKQ, from the coding sequence ATGAAATATCTTCTTCCAATTTTCTTACTTTCGATTATGGCCAACGCTCAAAATACAGATTTCCTGACTCCTTATGAAAATGGAAATGGAAATCAGACTGCTACTTATGAAGAAACAATCGCCTATTTCCAGCTTTTAGACAAAAATTTCGAAACGATTTCCATGCAGGAAATGGGACTTACCGATTCGGGTGAGCCGCTACATATCATAACCTATAATAGTGACAAGGAGTTTGATTTTGAAAAAATTCAAAAAGACAAGGCTGTCCTTTTAATTAACAATGGCATACATCCGGGTGAACCCGACGGGATAGACGCCACAATGATACTCTTTAGAGATTTGGCTTTAGGAAAAATCAAAATTCCAAAACATTTGGCCATAGTTGCTATTCCTATCTATAATATTGGCGGTGCTTTGAACCGCAACTCTTTTTCGAGAGCCAACCAAAATGGCCCTGAAAGTTATGGTTTCAGAGGAAATGCAAGAAATTATGACCTGAACCGCGATTTTGTGAAGTCTGACACCCGCAATGCCAGAAGTTTTGCCCAGATTTTCCATCTTGCCAATCCTGATATCTTTATCGACAATCATGTCAGTAATGGTGCAGATTACCAATATACGTTCACTTACATTGCCACGCATTATCAGAAACTGGGTGGTAATCTTGGGAAGTTTTGGAATACTGACATGTTGCCCTCTTTATTATCCGACTTAAAAAAGAAAAAAACAGAATCGGTACCCTATGTAAACATTCACGACCAGAAACCTGATGGCGGTTTTGATGCGATGATGGATTATCCAAGATATTCAACCGGTTTTGCATCCATGTTCAACACCATTGGCTCAATGCCCGAAACCCATATGCTGAAAGATTATGCTTCAAGAGTAAAAGTAACCTATGACTATATGGCTTCTACAATTGAATATGCTGATAAGAATCATGCAAAAATCAAGAAACTGCGAAAAGAAAACCTGCAGAATTATCTTCCGGGTCAAAAATATACGCTGCTATGGACACTGGACACGGACAAGGTTTCAAGTATTCCGTTTTTAGGTTATGAAGGAGCTTACAAGCCAAGCGAAATTTCGGGCAAACCGAGACTTTTTTATGACCGTTCCAAACCTTTTAGCAAAAACATCCCCTATCATAAGGAATACAAACCTTTGTTAGAAATACTTATTCCGGAAGCGTATATCGTTCCAAAATCATGGTGGCCTATCATCGAGCTTCTAAAAATCAACAATATTGAAATGACACCTCTTGAAAAAGCTGTTGAACTTGAAGTAGAAAGCTATCGCATTAAAGATTTCAAAACCAGTTCTTCTGCCTACGAAGGCCATTATCCACACCATTCCGTTTCCGTCATTCCTACCAAGAAAAAAGTAACGTTTAAAAAAGGGGACTTTTTAATACAGACACTGCAACCTGGTGTTAAATATCTGTTGGAAACTTTAGAGCCGCAAGGTAATGACTCTTATTTTGCATGGAATTTTTTCGATTCGTTATTGCAACAGAAAGAATATTTTTCAGCTTATGTCTTTGAAGACCTTGCCAAACAATTACTGGATAAAAATCCGGAAATGAAAGCCGAATTTGAAAAGAAAAAATCAGAGGACTCAAAATTTTCGGATTCAGGCGAAGCCCAATTGGACTGGATTTACCGCCATTCCGATTACTATGAAAAAACACATATGGAATACCCGGTTTTCAGGGTAATGGCACCAATTAAACAGTAA